A single Bufo bufo chromosome 6, aBufBuf1.1, whole genome shotgun sequence DNA region contains:
- the LOC121004063 gene encoding C-type lectin domain family 2 member B-like isoform X2 — translation MRRIKKSKVQKLPCNTTTEDYVQNFQEETNDFDLNIPQKYIDAYYAIIDLCAATGNVCELCPLDWDAFNGKCYFFSEDRSNWLTGSKNCLLRKAELISIEDSKERDFILRHVSSKNGHFWIGLTRNGSDWYWKKGGKFQGNISGSSEEHQCASYGKDLSAENCFNPNKWICKKNMSRY, via the exons TCCAAAAACTTCCATGCAATACAACTACTGAGGATTATGTTCAAAATTTCCAGGAAGAAACCAATGATTTTGATTTAAATATTCCCCAAAAATACATAGATGCATATTATGCAATCATAGATCTGTGTGCTGCAACAG GAAATGTTTGTGAGCTTTGTCCATTGGATTGGGATGCTTTCAATGGCAAATGTTACTTCTTTTCTGAAGACAGAAGTAATTGGCTTACGGGTTCCAAGAACTGTCTGCTGAGGAAAGCAGAGCTTATTTCCATTGAAGATTCGAAAGAACGG GATTTCATTTTAAGGCATGTTTCTTCGAAGAATGGACATTTTTGGATTGGACTTACGAGAAATGGTTCAGATTGGTATTGGAAAAAAGGTGGAAAGTTTCAAGGAAACAT ATCTGGTTCATCAGAAGAGCATCAGTGTGCCAGCTACGGAAAAGATTTATCAGCAGAGAACTGCTTTAACCCAAACAAATGGATATGTAAGAAGAATATGTCCCGGTATTGA